The following are from one region of the Pirellulaceae bacterium genome:
- a CDS encoding four helix bundle suffix domain-containing protein: protein MDQMVQAARSGRQNISEGSRASATSSQTELRLINVARSSLEELLLDYEDYLRHRRLQQREASSPEATAVRSVASQRKKDRSDQSDLTDLTDPQRWSLYSQWLDNADPTVRANAVICLIHQANYLLDQQIDALEQQFIGERGYSEQLATARLQKPAELRSGLMQSPQ, encoded by the coding sequence GTGGACCAAATGGTTCAGGCGGCACGGTCGGGTCGCCAGAACATCTCCGAAGGAAGTCGGGCCAGCGCGACGTCGTCGCAGACCGAATTACGATTGATTAACGTCGCCCGGTCCAGCTTGGAGGAATTGCTGCTGGATTATGAGGATTACCTGCGGCATCGGCGCTTGCAGCAGCGGGAAGCCAGCAGCCCCGAAGCCACCGCCGTACGCAGCGTGGCGTCGCAGCGGAAGAAAGATCGGTCCGATCAGTCGGACCTGACCGACCTAACAGATCCACAAAGATGGTCGCTGTACTCCCAGTGGTTAGACAACGCAGATCCGACGGTTCGGGCCAATGCCGTGATTTGCTTGATCCACCAGGCCAATTATTTATTGGACCAGCAAATCGACGCGTTGGAACAACAGTTCATTGGCGAAAGAGGTTACAGTGAACAATTAGCAACGGCGCGATTGCAAAAACCGGCCGAATTGCGGTCGGGCCTGATGCAATCGCCGCAGTGA